The DNA region GAGTTGCTCCGACGTAAATGGAGTATGTCACTGAGCCTCAGACAGCCTTTTGCACCCCACCCTGCTATTCCCGGCTCTACCTCTGGCCGGATCGCGGCGTACCACGAGAATGCCCTCCGGTTCAACTCGGGAGGGGTCAGGTCGCTCCAGCTTTCGAATAGTAACCTGAAAGCCCCCAGAAGCCGGCCAAGGTTTCGaagcttctcggcctctgcTTCCGATTTGCTGAgcttcccccccccagcccGCGATATACTTCTTTCCAAACAGTTCTCCCCGCCTGGACTTGTTGCATCATTCTCGTTCTGACTGGAGGCAAAGCTCTTCAGCAAATACGACCGGGCCGATTCCGGGCGAAAGATCGGAGCGCCAGTGACTGTACGATTTCCATCATCTGCACTTCGTACGTTACCGCTTCCTGCCAGCCTTTGGAGATCAAGTGCCCAGAGCGCTACGCGCTCAGCACCAACCTCGCTCTGGGGAAGCCGTAGTCTTTGAGAGAGCGCCTCCGTGATGACGTTCCTCATAAGCCTCCAGCGATCCGGGCCTAACATTTCGCCTCCAAACCATCTGCTCAGCACGACCACGACGTTGGTGACGCTAGCCTCTCTCATCAACCGTAGGATGAATTGGCCGCAGCCTGTTTCTCCATCATCTTCACATCTTTCGCGCACTTCCCCAACCCCTCCCCAGTGTTTCTGCTCCTGAATTCGAAAACCCCAGGCGTTGTGCGTCGCCGTCTGTAGGAGTGGCTCGGACGAGAGCAGTGAGCGGGTAAGAGCCGACGCCTGCCCAACATTATCAACACTCGCAACTCGCGCAACAAAAGTCGAAGACTTGAAAGTGATTTGGCGACTGATGGACCACGGCGATTTCGAAACCGCGATGGCACACTTATGCACCGCCGCATCCGACGGTTTCGTTGCCATTCGAGGTACAGCACCCGAGGTGCCATCGAAGGTTGCTGGAGCCGCCACCACTTCCTCGGCTGCCAACTGGTAGTCACCCCGCTTGAGGACGGCTATCAACCTGCCCATAATGCTGACTTTTGGTTGCCCTTCACCCCAGGAGGCATCGTTGTCAGAAGTGTTAGCCAACCCAATGTCGACGGCCTTAGTCCTGGCATTTGCGCTTACGACTGCCTGGGCCAAACTGAGACGACTTGACAAAGGCTGCAAAGGCATAGTGCATCGAAGAAGTTCGACGACAAAAGCCAACATAATTGGTGCCCGGTTGGTGTAAATCAGCGCCTTGGCGATCTCCCATTCATCTGTGACGATGGGAAGAGCCAAGGCATCCTCCAGCTTCTCTGCACTTTGACATACAGCCTCGGCACTGCTGCCGTCGTGTCGGTTCTTCGCACGtttgtcgccgtcggcagtTAGCGATTCACCGGCTCGTTTGGTACTTGGTCGTTTCAAATGCACCTTGCAAGCGGTCTGAAgagacttggccgccttCGAATCTCCCAAGGCGCTCTCGACTACGTCAAAAGGAGCCTCGCTTATCTGTTTTATGCTGTCGGTTTTGTGCGAATGAGACTTTGATGGGAAAGAAACCAGAAGGAGTTATCGGGAAACATACCTCCGTAGGTCTCTGGCCTGCAGGGCTTTGACTTGGCCCATAGCGGCCATCATTGACACTCCTTTTCGGGAGGTGATGATCCTTAGGAGCTCTTGTAGATCCTGCTGCGAAGCCATCTGAATCGTAGTCTGACGGAATATCGCTGCATTCACTCTTGTGGGCGTTGTCTCATCTTTGTCGACAtctaggggggggggggggggggggggggggagtgcCTTGGGACCCTtagcggcggcagcgaaCGGCT from Colletotrichum higginsianum IMI 349063 chromosome 4, whole genome shotgun sequence includes:
- a CDS encoding Impact protein — encoded protein: MASQQDLQELLRIITSRKGVSMMAAMGQVKALQARDLRSIKQISEAPFDVVESALGDSKAAKSLQTACKVHLKRPSTKRAGESLTADGDKRAKNRHDGSSAEAVCQSAEKLEDALALPIVTDEWEIAKALIYTNRAPIMLAFVVELLRCTMPLQPLSSRLSLAQAVVSANARTKAVDIGLANTSDNDASWGEGQPKVSIMGRLIAVLKRGDYQLAAEEVVAAPATFDGTSGAVPRMATKPSDAAVHKCAIAVSKSPWSISRQITFKSSTFVARVASVDNVGQASALTRSLLSSEPLLQTATHNAWGFRIQEQKHWGGVGEVRERCEDDGETGCGQFILRLMREASVTNVVVVLSRWFGGEMLGPDRWRLMRNVITEALSQRLRLPQSEVGAERVALWALDLQRLAGSGNVRSADDGNRTVTGAPIFRPESARSYLLKSFASSQNENDATSPGGENCLERSISRAGGGKLSKSEAEAEKLRNLGRLLGAFRLLFESWSDLTPPELNRRAFSWYAAIRPEVEPGIAGWGAKGCLRLSDILHLRRSNSEGSGEE